One genomic window of Comamonas serinivorans includes the following:
- a CDS encoding [protein-PII] uridylyltransferase, protein MASSSGPAAPPAVSPPPPPQAREQYLSRKQALFEQVLKAGASTRGLQASLQALSGLTDDALRQLWHWADLPGNWTLLAVGGFGRGELFPHSDVDVLILLPDDVDHPDAAQQAQLEHFISGCWDTGLEIGSSVRTVAQCVSLANEDLTIQTAMLEARLIVGNPALFEAFTHGVRGATDPAAFFVAKVLEMRQRHQKYEDTPYALEPNVKESPGGLRDLQVIRWVAGAAGLGDSWEALAANGVATVRESTLLQRHERLLGLIRARLHLLAKRREDRLVFDMQTPLAETFGYANSFNAEGRLALRASETLMRRYYWSAKAVAQLNQILLQGIEERLRVAKGLPEPQPNPINARFVERAGLLDLVDDELYQRDPHAILDTFLTFEQAVGVSGLSARVLRALFNARTQMNSAFRCDPVNRATFLAILQQPQGITHAMRLMNQTSVLGRYLWVFRRIVGQMQHDLFHVYTVDQHILMVLRNMRRFFMAEHAHEYPFCSQLAAGWDKPWLLYTAALFHDIAKGRGGDHSELGAMEVRRFCRAHGVAEADTELLEFLVREHLTMSQTAQKQDLSDPEVITTFAERVGNERRLTALYLLTVADIRGTSPKVWNAWRGKLLEDLYRATARVLGGNVPDASALVEATKREALVLLARGSQPHQAERALWSTLDVSYFMRHDPGEIAWHTRQISRYLNHQPDPQDAATRVLVRARLSPIGEGLQVLLYTPDRIDLFARACGYFDRSSLSIVDARIYTTRDGHALDTFQVITEEQPEHYRELINLVENGLAKALSTPALPEPRTGRVSRRVRSFPILPRLDLRPDEKAQRWLLTVSASDRVGLLYAIARVFASYGINVQLAKILTLGERAEDSFLIEGAALQDSRTQLALERDLLKVLGQP, encoded by the coding sequence ATGGCTTCTTCTTCTGGCCCTGCTGCCCCTCCCGCGGTCTCGCCCCCGCCGCCGCCCCAGGCGCGCGAACAGTACCTGAGCCGCAAGCAAGCCCTGTTCGAGCAGGTGCTCAAGGCCGGCGCCAGCACGCGCGGCCTGCAAGCCAGCCTGCAGGCCCTCAGCGGCCTGACCGACGATGCGCTGCGCCAGCTCTGGCACTGGGCCGATCTGCCTGGCAACTGGACCTTGCTGGCCGTGGGCGGCTTTGGACGCGGCGAGCTGTTCCCGCATTCCGACGTGGACGTGCTGATCCTGCTGCCCGACGACGTGGACCACCCCGATGCGGCGCAGCAGGCCCAGCTCGAGCACTTCATCTCGGGCTGCTGGGACACGGGGCTGGAGATCGGCTCCAGCGTGCGCACGGTGGCGCAATGCGTGAGCCTGGCGAACGAGGATCTGACCATCCAGACCGCGATGCTGGAAGCGCGCCTGATCGTCGGCAACCCGGCGCTGTTCGAGGCCTTCACGCACGGGGTGCGCGGCGCCACCGACCCTGCGGCCTTTTTCGTCGCCAAGGTGCTGGAGATGCGCCAGCGCCACCAGAAGTACGAGGACACGCCCTACGCGCTGGAGCCCAACGTGAAGGAGTCGCCCGGCGGCCTGCGCGACCTCCAGGTCATCCGCTGGGTGGCGGGCGCCGCCGGCCTGGGCGACAGCTGGGAAGCCCTGGCCGCGAACGGCGTCGCCACCGTGCGCGAGTCCACGCTGCTGCAGCGCCACGAACGCCTGCTGGGCCTGATCCGGGCGCGCCTGCACCTGCTGGCCAAACGCCGCGAAGACCGCCTGGTATTCGACATGCAGACGCCGCTGGCCGAAACCTTCGGCTACGCCAACAGCTTCAATGCCGAGGGCCGCCTGGCCCTGCGCGCCAGCGAAACGCTGATGCGGCGTTACTACTGGAGCGCCAAGGCCGTGGCGCAGCTCAACCAGATCCTGCTGCAGGGCATTGAAGAGCGCCTGCGCGTGGCCAAGGGCCTGCCCGAGCCTCAGCCCAACCCGATCAACGCACGCTTCGTCGAACGCGCGGGCCTGCTCGACCTGGTCGACGACGAGCTGTACCAGCGCGACCCGCACGCCATCCTGGACACCTTCCTCACCTTCGAGCAAGCCGTGGGCGTCAGCGGCCTGTCGGCGCGCGTGCTGCGGGCGCTGTTCAACGCGCGCACGCAGATGAACAGCGCATTCCGCTGCGACCCGGTCAACCGCGCCACCTTCCTGGCCATCCTGCAGCAGCCGCAGGGCATCACGCACGCCATGCGGCTGATGAACCAGACCTCGGTGCTGGGCCGCTACCTGTGGGTATTCCGCCGCATCGTCGGCCAGATGCAGCACGACCTGTTCCACGTCTACACGGTGGACCAGCACATCCTCATGGTGCTGCGCAACATGCGGCGCTTCTTCATGGCCGAGCACGCGCACGAGTACCCGTTCTGCTCGCAGCTGGCGGCGGGCTGGGACAAGCCCTGGCTGCTGTACACGGCGGCGCTGTTCCACGACATCGCCAAGGGCCGCGGCGGCGACCACTCCGAGCTCGGCGCCATGGAGGTGCGGCGCTTCTGCCGCGCGCATGGCGTGGCCGAAGCCGACACCGAGTTGCTGGAGTTCCTGGTGCGCGAGCACCTGACCATGAGCCAGACCGCGCAGAAGCAGGACCTGAGCGACCCCGAGGTCATCACCACCTTTGCCGAGCGCGTGGGCAACGAGCGGCGCCTGACGGCGCTGTACCTGCTCACCGTGGCCGACATCCGCGGCACCAGCCCCAAGGTCTGGAATGCCTGGCGCGGCAAGCTGCTCGAGGACCTCTACCGCGCCACAGCCCGCGTGCTGGGCGGCAACGTGCCCGACGCCAGCGCGCTGGTCGAGGCCACCAAGCGCGAAGCCCTGGTGCTGCTGGCGCGCGGCTCACAGCCCCATCAGGCCGAGCGCGCGTTGTGGAGCACGCTGGACGTGAGCTACTTCATGCGCCACGACCCGGGCGAGATCGCCTGGCACACGCGGCAGATTTCGCGCTACCTGAACCACCAGCCCGACCCCCAGGATGCAGCGACCCGCGTGCTGGTGCGCGCCCGCCTGTCCCCCATCGGCGAGGGCCTGCAGGTGCTGCTGTACACGCCTGACCGCATTGACCTGTTTGCGCGCGCCTGCGGGTACTTCGACCGCTCCAGCCTGTCCATCGTGGATGCGCGCATCTACACCACGCGCGATGGCCACGCGCTGGACACCTTCCAGGTCATCACCGAAGAGCAGCCCGAGCACTACCGCGAACTCATCAACCTGGTGGAAAATGGCCTGGCCAAGGCCTTGTCCACCCCGGCGCTGCCCGAGCCGCGCACGGGCCGGGTTTCGCGCCGCGTGCGCTCGTTTCCCATCCTGCCGCGGCTGGACCTGCGCCCCGACGAGAAGGCCCAGCGCTGGCTGCTCACCGTGTCGGCCAGCGACCGCGTGGGCTTGCTGTATGCGATTGCGCGCGTGTTCGCGAGCTATGGCATCAACGTGCAACTGGCCAAGATCCTGACGCTGGGCGAGCGCGCCGAAGACAGCTTCCTCATCGAAGGCGCGGCGCTGCAGGACAGCCGCACGCAGCTCGCGCTGGAGCGCGACCTGCTGAAGGTGCTGGGGCAGCCCTGA
- the map gene encoding type I methionyl aminopeptidase, producing MSIVIKDAAGIAAMREACRIASEVLDALTPHVQPGITTAELDRICAEEMAKRGSVSATLGYQPPGYPPYPGNMCTSLNHVVCHGIPNDKPLKKGDILNMDVTVIKDGWYGDNSRMFLVGECSIAAKRLCQLTFEAMWIGIEQVRPGGRFGDIGHAIQTFAEQHNLSVVREFCGHGVGQKFHEEPQVLHYGRRGTLEEMKPGMIFTIEPMLNLGRREVKELNDGWTIVTRDRSLSAQWEHSVLVTETGYEVLTLSAGSPATPDFVGQRPSPAQA from the coding sequence ATGAGCATCGTGATCAAAGACGCGGCGGGCATCGCCGCCATGCGTGAGGCCTGCCGCATTGCGTCAGAAGTGCTGGATGCCCTCACCCCCCACGTTCAGCCCGGCATCACCACGGCCGAGCTGGACCGCATCTGCGCCGAGGAAATGGCCAAGCGCGGGTCGGTGTCGGCCACGCTGGGCTACCAGCCACCGGGCTACCCGCCCTATCCCGGCAACATGTGCACTTCGCTGAACCACGTGGTCTGCCACGGCATCCCGAACGACAAGCCACTCAAGAAGGGCGACATCCTGAACATGGACGTCACCGTCATCAAGGACGGCTGGTACGGCGACAACAGCCGCATGTTCCTCGTCGGCGAGTGCTCCATCGCGGCCAAGCGCCTGTGCCAGCTGACGTTCGAAGCCATGTGGATCGGCATCGAGCAGGTGCGCCCGGGCGGCCGCTTCGGCGACATCGGCCACGCGATCCAGACCTTTGCGGAGCAACACAACCTGTCGGTGGTGCGCGAGTTCTGCGGCCACGGCGTGGGCCAGAAATTCCACGAAGAGCCGCAGGTGCTGCACTACGGCCGGCGCGGCACCCTCGAAGAAATGAAGCCCGGCATGATCTTCACCATCGAGCCCATGCTGAACCTGGGCCGGCGCGAGGTGAAGGAGCTGAACGACGGCTGGACCATCGTCACCCGCGACCGGTCGCTCTCGGCCCAATGGGAGCATTCGGTGCTGGTGACCGAGACCGGCTACGAGGTGCTGACCCTGTCGGCCGGCAGCCCCGCCACACCCGACTTCGTGGGCCAGCGCCCAAGCCCTGCCCAGGCCTGA